The following proteins come from a genomic window of Streptomyces liliiviolaceus:
- a CDS encoding protein kinase family protein: protein MAERSTAAVDVADSSGDEPLTAKADQSTADGVAQNRERDTDSSESTEAQGSGGNESPGRTAPPELHSGHKLARRYRLEECVTRLDGFSSWRAVDEKLRRAVGVHLLPADHPRARSVLAAARSSALLGDPRFVQVLDAVEENDLVYVVHEWLPDATELTTLLAAGPLEVHEAYQMVSQVSQAMAAAHREGLAHLKLTPGAVLRTSTGQWRIRGLAVNAALRGITSDTPQRTDTEAIGALLYAALTQRWPYEDDAYGLSGLPKGVGLIAPDQVRAGVHRGMSELAMRALANDGATASRQEPPCTTPEELVKAIGEMPRIRPPEPTFTAPPDYQRTTYQQGNYGRPAPHPGATQAMAAPLPPLQTRTGKALKWAVSALLIAALGLGSWQLADALMDHGKSDETGDTQITDDNDKGSDETKPARPLTIQSAAEYYPDGKPQHANDVGLTYDKDSSTYWRTYSYRGGPKLAPFKEGVGIVYDLGSEKDVSAASIGLYYAGDHTTATLYAANSLSSSQSLSSMTKIAAGTTSTTDLKISAKKAVKTRYVLVWITAVPNAAGDQFSGAGYKQAITDVKFTG from the coding sequence GTGGCAGAACGGAGCACGGCTGCCGTCGACGTGGCGGACAGCAGCGGCGATGAGCCGCTGACCGCGAAGGCGGACCAGTCCACGGCCGACGGGGTGGCCCAGAACCGGGAGCGGGACACGGACAGCTCGGAGAGCACAGAGGCACAGGGGAGCGGGGGGAACGAGAGCCCCGGCAGGACTGCACCGCCCGAGTTGCACAGCGGTCACAAGCTCGCCAGACGGTATCGCCTGGAGGAGTGTGTCACCCGTCTGGACGGTTTCAGCAGTTGGCGTGCGGTGGACGAGAAACTCCGCCGTGCCGTCGGTGTGCACCTGCTGCCCGCCGACCATCCACGAGCGCGTTCCGTCCTCGCGGCGGCCCGTTCGTCCGCCCTGCTGGGCGATCCCCGGTTCGTCCAGGTCCTGGACGCGGTCGAGGAGAACGACCTCGTCTATGTGGTGCACGAATGGCTGCCCGACGCCACGGAGCTGACGACGCTCCTGGCCGCCGGACCGCTGGAGGTGCACGAGGCGTACCAGATGGTCAGTCAGGTGTCCCAGGCGATGGCCGCCGCGCATCGCGAGGGGCTGGCGCATCTGAAGCTGACCCCGGGCGCGGTGCTGCGCACCTCGACCGGTCAGTGGCGCATCCGGGGCCTCGCTGTGAACGCCGCGCTGCGCGGCATCACTTCCGACACCCCGCAGCGCACGGACACGGAGGCGATCGGCGCTCTCCTGTACGCCGCGCTCACCCAGCGCTGGCCGTACGAGGACGACGCGTACGGGCTCTCCGGACTGCCCAAGGGCGTCGGCCTCATCGCGCCCGACCAGGTACGCGCAGGCGTGCACCGCGGTATGTCGGAACTCGCGATGCGCGCACTCGCCAACGACGGGGCCACCGCGTCCCGTCAGGAACCTCCGTGCACCACGCCGGAGGAACTGGTGAAGGCGATCGGCGAGATGCCCCGCATCCGTCCGCCCGAGCCGACGTTCACCGCGCCACCCGACTACCAGCGCACGACGTACCAGCAGGGCAACTACGGCCGTCCCGCGCCGCACCCGGGAGCCACCCAGGCGATGGCCGCGCCGCTTCCCCCGCTGCAGACCCGCACCGGCAAAGCCCTCAAGTGGGCTGTGTCCGCGCTTCTGATCGCCGCGCTGGGACTGGGCAGTTGGCAGCTCGCCGACGCGCTCATGGATCACGGGAAGTCCGACGAGACGGGCGACACCCAGATCACGGACGACAACGACAAGGGCAGCGACGAGACGAAGCCGGCCAGGCCGCTCACGATCCAGAGCGCCGCGGAGTACTACCCGGACGGCAAGCCCCAGCACGCGAACGACGTGGGCCTGACCTACGACAAGGACAGCTCCACGTACTGGCGGACGTACTCCTACCGGGGCGGTCCCAAGCTGGCGCCCTTCAAGGAGGGCGTCGGGATCGTCTACGACCTCGGATCCGAGAAGGACGTGTCGGCGGCCTCGATAGGGCTGTACTACGCGGGCGACCACACGACGGCCACGCTGTACGCGGCCAACTCGTTGTCGTCCTCGCAGAGTCTGAGTTCGATGACGAAGATCGCGGCAGGCACGACCAGTACGACGGACTTGAAGATCTCGGCCAAGAAGGCTGTGAAGACCCGGTACGTTCTGGTCTGGATCACGGCGGTGCCGAACGCGGCCGGCGACCAGTTCAGTGGCGCCGGTTACAAGCAGGCGATCACCGACGTGAAGTTCACCGGCTGA
- the sigM gene encoding RNA polymerase sigma factor SigM — MADGAYSEVSDQDLLARHVEGDPDAFGELVRRHRDRLWAVALRTLGDREEAADAVQDALVSAYRAAHTFRGQSAVTTWLHRITVNACLDRARKTASRKTSPVDDTERLEQLLEPHESASAPAERNDLHRELLAALGTLPADQRAALVLVDMQGYPVAEAASLLDVPTGTVKSRCARGRARLLPLLKHLRADGGSDRPSKKSGEGRNRTQGTSVPPAAGPHDGPSDSAAVKGGGGRA, encoded by the coding sequence ATGGCGGACGGCGCCTACAGCGAAGTAAGCGATCAGGACCTCCTCGCCCGTCATGTCGAAGGTGATCCCGATGCCTTCGGCGAGCTCGTACGGCGTCACCGCGACCGGCTCTGGGCCGTGGCCCTGCGGACGCTGGGCGACCGTGAGGAAGCCGCTGACGCCGTCCAGGACGCCCTCGTCTCCGCCTACCGGGCCGCCCACACTTTCCGCGGCCAGTCGGCCGTCACCACCTGGCTGCACCGGATCACGGTGAACGCCTGTCTGGACCGGGCTCGCAAGACGGCCTCCAGGAAGACCTCCCCGGTGGACGACACGGAACGCCTGGAGCAGCTCCTGGAGCCGCACGAGTCGGCTTCCGCGCCGGCCGAGCGCAACGATCTGCACCGTGAGCTGCTGGCCGCTCTGGGCACCCTGCCCGCCGACCAGCGGGCCGCTCTCGTCCTGGTGGACATGCAGGGCTATCCCGTGGCGGAGGCCGCCAGTCTGCTCGACGTGCCGACCGGCACGGTCAAGAGCCGCTGTGCCCGTGGCAGAGCCAGGCTCCTCCCCCTGCTCAAACACCTGCGCGCGGACGGCGGGAGCGACAGACCGAGCAAGAAGTCGGGCGAGGGAAGGAACCGTACGCAGGGGACATCCGTCCCACCCGCAGCGGGACCACATGACGGACCAAGCGATTCAGCGGCTGTGAAGGGCGGAGGTGGGCGAGCGTGA
- the murJ gene encoding murein biosynthesis integral membrane protein MurJ, with product MNAPYDGDRGQGAGGSGHPDGPPQGPPEPGEVPPQPAAEVYFQDAYAQDPYRAQDLSAQDPVTEALYDRAAHPPPPPGTYPPQPPLYAQPPQSPYAPDPRVWAQTPAPEPEGPTQYLPYGDDPRTTQFVGVDDLVTQAGEERHEPDAFAHLFQDQQQGGVQPPAGPPSVPPPAREPAAATTTAPPAPAAAPAKKSGGRASGLLKSSALMAAGTMVSRLTGFIRSALIVAALGVGLLGDTFQVAYQLPTMIYILTVGGGLNSVFVPQLVRAMKDDEDGGEAYANRLLTLVIVVLGALTALAVLAAPLLVRALSAPVAGNAAANDVAVTFARYFLPTIFFMGIHVVMGQILNARGKFGAMMWTPVLNNIVIIVTLGLFIWVYGTASSSGMKASTIPPEGEQLLGVGVLLGLVVQALAMIPYLRETGFRLRLRFDWKGHGLGKAAMLAKWTVLFVLANQAGAIVVTQLSTAAGKDSPVDGTGFAAYANAQLIWGLPQAIITVSLMAALLPRLARSAHEGDTGAVRDDISQGLRTTAVAIVPISFGFVALGVPMCTLMFGASGTSEATNMGFMLMAFGIGLIPYSVQYVVLRAFYAYEDTRTPFYNTVIVAIVNASASALCFLLLPPRWAVAGMAASYGLAYAIGVGVAWRRLSKRLGGDLDGGRVLRTYARLAIAAVPAALLSGAACYGISKSLGQGAGGSLIALVVGGVVLLGVFFVAARRMRIEELNGMVGMVRGRLGR from the coding sequence ATGAACGCGCCGTACGACGGTGACCGCGGTCAGGGCGCGGGAGGCTCCGGCCACCCCGACGGCCCGCCGCAGGGCCCGCCGGAACCTGGCGAGGTGCCTCCGCAGCCCGCGGCCGAGGTGTACTTCCAGGACGCCTACGCCCAGGATCCCTACCGGGCCCAGGACCTGTCCGCCCAGGACCCGGTCACCGAGGCCCTCTACGACCGCGCCGCGCATCCTCCGCCGCCGCCCGGCACGTACCCGCCCCAGCCTCCGCTCTATGCCCAGCCGCCCCAGTCCCCGTACGCCCCGGATCCCCGGGTGTGGGCGCAGACCCCGGCGCCCGAGCCGGAGGGCCCCACCCAGTACCTGCCCTACGGGGACGATCCCCGGACGACGCAGTTCGTGGGTGTCGACGACCTGGTGACCCAGGCCGGCGAGGAGCGCCACGAGCCGGACGCGTTCGCCCATCTCTTCCAGGACCAGCAGCAGGGCGGCGTCCAGCCCCCCGCCGGGCCGCCCAGCGTTCCCCCGCCCGCGCGGGAGCCCGCTGCTGCCACCACCACGGCGCCTCCCGCGCCGGCCGCCGCCCCCGCCAAGAAGTCCGGGGGCCGTGCGTCGGGGCTGCTGAAGTCGAGCGCCCTGATGGCGGCCGGCACCATGGTGTCCCGTCTCACCGGCTTCATCCGCTCCGCGCTGATCGTCGCCGCGCTGGGCGTCGGCCTCCTCGGTGACACCTTCCAGGTCGCCTACCAGCTGCCGACGATGATCTACATCCTCACCGTCGGCGGCGGCCTCAACTCCGTCTTCGTACCGCAGCTCGTACGTGCCATGAAGGACGACGAGGACGGCGGGGAGGCCTACGCCAACCGTCTGCTGACCCTCGTCATCGTGGTGCTCGGCGCCCTCACCGCACTCGCGGTGCTCGCCGCGCCCCTCCTGGTCCGCGCACTGTCGGCACCTGTGGCGGGCAACGCGGCGGCCAACGACGTCGCCGTCACCTTCGCCCGCTACTTCCTGCCCACGATCTTCTTCATGGGCATCCACGTGGTGATGGGTCAGATCCTCAACGCGCGCGGGAAGTTCGGCGCGATGATGTGGACCCCGGTCCTCAACAACATCGTCATCATCGTGACGCTCGGACTGTTCATCTGGGTGTACGGCACCGCGAGCAGCTCCGGCATGAAGGCCTCGACCATCCCGCCGGAGGGCGAGCAACTGCTCGGCGTCGGCGTCCTGCTCGGCCTCGTCGTCCAGGCCCTCGCGATGATCCCCTACCTCCGCGAGACCGGCTTCCGGCTGCGGCTGCGCTTCGACTGGAAGGGCCACGGACTCGGCAAGGCGGCGATGCTCGCCAAGTGGACCGTGCTCTTCGTCCTCGCCAACCAGGCGGGCGCGATCGTCGTGACCCAGCTGTCCACCGCGGCGGGCAAGGACTCGCCGGTCGACGGCACCGGTTTCGCCGCCTACGCCAACGCCCAACTCATCTGGGGTCTCCCGCAGGCCATCATCACGGTCTCCCTGATGGCCGCCCTGCTGCCGCGGCTCGCGCGCTCCGCCCACGAGGGCGACACCGGCGCCGTACGCGACGACATCTCCCAGGGGCTGCGTACGACGGCCGTGGCGATCGTGCCGATCTCCTTCGGCTTCGTCGCACTGGGCGTCCCGATGTGCACGCTGATGTTCGGCGCCTCCGGGACCAGCGAGGCCACGAACATGGGCTTCATGCTGATGGCCTTCGGCATCGGCCTGATCCCCTACTCGGTCCAGTACGTGGTGCTGCGAGCCTTCTACGCGTACGAGGACACCCGCACTCCCTTCTACAACACGGTCATCGTGGCGATCGTCAACGCCAGTGCCTCCGCGCTCTGTTTCCTTCTGCTTCCTCCGCGCTGGGCGGTGGCGGGCATGGCCGCCTCGTACGGTCTCGCCTACGCCATCGGCGTCGGGGTCGCGTGGCGGCGGCTGAGCAAGCGGCTGGGCGGCGACCTGGACGGCGGACGCGTCCTGCGCACCTACGCGCGGCTCGCGATCGCCGCGGTACCGGCCGCGCTGCTCAGCGGCGCGGCCTGCTACGGAATCAGCAAGTCGCTGGGACAGGGCGCCGGAGGCTCGCTCATCGCCCTGGTCGTCGGTGGTGTCGTACTGCTCGGAGTCTTCTTCGTCGCGGCGCGACGGATGCGCATCGAGGAACTGAACGGAATGGTGGGCATGGTCCGCGGGCGCCTTGGGCGCTGA